TAGATTggccaaaacaacaacaacaatgacAATAAAAGCCCAACAAACAGCCTTGAAATGTTACaacctattgaaaatgtgataggtTAATAACAGGTAAAAGAAAATGCAATCATATTACACCAGTACTCGCAgggttgcattggcttccacttctCACACAAATTTCTTTCAAATATGCTGCTTCATACATAAAGGTTGTATGTGGCTGCTCATCAATATCTGTCAAATAGATAGGAGGAGTTTGCCCTTCTAATCAATTATGCTCATCTCAGCAATTCTTGCTTCGGTTACCAGTGCTGACCAAAGTTCAGCTGTCAACAATCAGAAACAGAGTGTTCTGTTATGTGGGTCTTTCTGTATGGAATACCTTGCCTTGTGAGGCATTGGTAAGTTTCTTTTAGGAAAGCATCAAAACTTAATTATTCACTCAATACCATGATTAAAAAATGGCAAATCAGATTTTTGACTTAAGTGAGGGCTGTATATTGGGTTAGGGAATGTATTATTTTCTTAATTGTGAAGTGTATTTATTAGCTGTCACATTTTGTGTCATTTAGGTCTATTGTTGCTAATTTCTTTATGATATGATGTACTGTAATAATTTTATTGTATAATGAagcattgtaaactgctttaatagaATGGCTgtggaaagcagtatataaagtcaataaatcaaatcaaagcaACTCTAGCTATATGGAacattctctttttctctctcaataaacggtccatccagcctagcatgctgtttccagcagtggctaatctgGATCCTCTGGCAAAAGCCTGCAGATCCTAACAGAGAAGTTCATTTTCTATTGCTCACTTCCAGAAGTGGATATTATTTTTTAATGAATCTCTTCACCAAAAACTTAAAAGGAACTTACTATAGGATTCAGGTTTCAGATCACCTTAACTTACCTATACTTGTACCATGCAGTTTGCCACCTGTCTCTCTGAAACTCTGTATTGCTAGTGAGCCTACTAGAGCCTTCATCTAGCTCAGCCTTCATCCCCCATAATCCTTTTCTTTTACAGATGTACTCGTTTAACCCTATCCATTTTCTGTGCAGAGTCCATACATCATATTACAGTTGGCAAATCAAATAGGATAAGAGCTTACCAGATAGGCATACAAGCTCCAGTTCTCATCTTGGGACCACATACACTCTTAGGAGAACGCAAATAAGGGGCCTGTCTACTGAAGATCTGGCATTTTGTGTCTATGGCAGAGTTTTCCAAACTATGGGTTGGGACCCCAAATGTGGTCACAAAACCCACACTTTGGGCCATGACCTGCACCATCCAGAGGCCACATAGTTTTATATGGCTGCTATCATGGGATCACAGCAACATAAAGATTGACAAGCACTGATCTATGGGAATATTGCATTTTAAATAGAGATCCCAGTGTGGTAGAAGGGAACTGGAGGGGGAGCTGGAACTGTGGAGTTTAACAATACAGAATTAAATATGACTAAGTAGCACAACATCAATTTGTGTGAACTCAAGAAGAAATACCAAGTGCTTTTCTTTATAAAGGTTCTATCCACATTTCTAGTAGAAAAATTGAACGCTAATTCTCTTTCCGCCCACACATACTAATTTTCTTGTTGTTACCATTATAGCTTTACATGTGTTTGACTTTATGCGATTTGATAATAATAGAACTCCAATTCTTTCATGTGTCAAGACGGACAATGTTAGCTATTGAACATGTACCATAAGCACAGGGGTTCAGTACATAAGAGCTCCAGTTGTATAAGTTCAGAGTCTGGGAATCAGCAGCTAGATACCCCCTGCAGTTTAAGTGCAAGCATTCGTGTCTTCAGAATTATTCTTTCATAATGAAGACAAGGATTTTGCttctaaaattctatttgcaCATAAAAGGTACAGAAAGTTGACTTTAATgacctttttcttatttttaaaccGTGAACTCAGCTCACAAGAAAATAACATTGAGAGAACAGATTTGTAAGAGAGTTAAGATAATCTGGAACTCTTAACCTTGTCTTTAAAGTGAATATTCTTGCCTACCTTGACTGCTTCTCCATGGGTCACGCTGTCTAGTGGCTTGTTGTTGACTCTTACGATCTGGTCTCCTATTCTTAGCCCTTCCTTATCTGCCAGAGATCCTGGTTCCACAAGGGACACATAGATCCCGACTCCGTGCTCGGATCCCCCCCGGATGCTGAAACCAAGCCCTTCGTTCATCTTGTTTCTTTTGAGGATCACCTGCCTGATCTCTCCACGCAGTCCCTCCAGGGCCCTTGGACTGGCCGTGGGCGCTGTCCCCTCTGTGATGGTGCTGAAATCCATCTGAGAGACTGGCGGAACTAAGGGCCGAGACCAGAAGGCACCGCCGTTGCCCAACCATGGTTGACCAGTATTCTCGGGGACCAGTCTCTCGTTGCTGGGCATCACATAGTCGGCTTTCAGGTAGAGTCCCTCGGAGGTGTATTGCTCAAAAAGCAGCTGGTCAGAACGGGGAATAACCAGGCGCAGCATGGGCAGCAGCTGCCTTTTGTCCGGGCTGTTGAGAATCACTTTGAGGGTTTGTACCAAGTCGTACACGTTCCTACGAGAGTGATAGACATTCAGGCAGTGGATAAACTGTTCCCTCTCCAGCTCGCTGAGCAGCAGGTTTAGGGCATTATGAAGCTTCCGGACGTTAGCCGAGAGCAGCCGCCCAGCTGATCCCGAGCTCAGCGAAGTGCTCGGGGATGAATTTAGGGACATACGCTCCAGGTCGGTGCTCATGATCAACAGCTGCAAATCCACCCAAAGCAGCCTGTGAAGCCGGGAGTCCTGCCATGGAAGTCAGGCTATATCTCCATGACTGATCAAAGACAGCAAATGCCGCTATCAGCTTAGGTGGGAAGTTTGTGCAAGCAGAGGGTGAGCAGATCTATGCagaatcccacccccccccccccaacacacacaccctcACCCCACCTTTGATAAATCAGCTGGAATTTCTGAGTCTGGAAGTGCTTCCTACagcaggcagactggagaggagagctcCAGGAAAAGGAATCTCGCAGGGAACATTCCTTCTGGCAGCTGCTCTTAAGCTTGGCCACCCCACCTCTTCTTTGCAAGGCAGCCCCTCTGGTCTTTGCTGTGcttcttcacccccctccccccacttcctCCAGGTACaccccctcctgctgctgctgctgctgctgctgcggaAAGTGATCCGGTGTTGCTGGCAAAGAATAGGCAGGCGATCCAGATACAGAGAGCCACTCAGGTCCTCTTACA
This is a stretch of genomic DNA from Microcaecilia unicolor chromosome 6, aMicUni1.1, whole genome shotgun sequence. It encodes these proteins:
- the LOC115472528 gene encoding whirlin-like, whose protein sequence is MEQNSHGDLAEEGAAHIFADEATKEAEDGDGRKKQRQALKHLPISALNEMPVTLVKGDLGSREHVSCSSTSTCTLAALLCVPLSPGNRSSLQERHFFKAADKGLKLSKARNIATEGGNTGSLSAAAAAAAAGGAGRLLSANVRKLHNALNLLLSELEREQFIHCLNVYHSRRNVYDLVQTLKVILNSPDKRQLLPMLRLVIPRSDQLLFEQYTSEGLYLKGTAPTASPRALEGLRGEIRQVILKRNKMNEGLGFSIRGGSEHGVGIYVSLVEPGSLADKEGLRIGDQIVRVNNKPLDSVTHGEAVKVRNSTLVFHLFKDEFQENKDEFQENKSNRKMGLLSGIRLRVHL